One Aptenodytes patagonicus chromosome 7, bAptPat1.pri.cur, whole genome shotgun sequence genomic window, gaagtgcatctacaccaatgcacgcagcatgggcggcaaacaggaggagctggaagccattgtgcagcgggagagatacgacttagtcgccatcacagaaacatggtggggtgactctcatgattggagtgctgcaatggatggctatagactcttcagaagggacaggcgaggaaggagaggcagtggggtggccctgtatgttagggagtgttttgattgtatagagctcaacgattgtgatgatgatacggttgagtgtttatgggtaaggatgagggggaaggccaacgaggcagatatcctgctgggagtctgttatagaccacccaagcaggatgaaggggcggatgaagcgttctacaagcggctggcacaagtctctcaatcgctagcccttgttctcgtgggggacttcaacttcccggacgtctgctggaaatacaacacggcagagaggaagcagtctaggaggttcctggagtgtgtagaagacaacttcctgacacagctggtaagtgagcctaccaggggaggtgcctcactcgacctgctgtttactaacagagaaggactggtgggagatgtggtggtcggaggccgtcttgggcttagcgaccatgaaatgatagaattctcgattcttggtgaagtaaggagggggaccagcaaaaccgcaaccatggacttctggagggcggactttggcctgttcaggacgctggttgagagagtcccttgggagacggtcctgaagggcaaaggggtccaggaaggctggacaatcttcaagaaggaagtcttaaaggcgcaggagcaggctgtccctgtacgccgtaagaagaacgggcggggaagacgaccggcctggctgaacggggagctcttgctgggactcaggaaaaaaagaagagtttaccgcttgtggaagaaggggcaggcgactcgagaagagtacagggatctcgttaggtcgtgcagagaagaaatgagaaaggcaaaagcccagctagaacgcaatctggctgctgtcgttaaagacaacaaagaaagcttttacaaatatattaatgacaagaagagagccaaggagaatctccatcccttattggatgcgggggggaacattgtcaccgaggatgaggaaaaggctgaggtactcaatgccttctttgcctcagtctttaacaggcagaccagttatcctcagggtactcggccccctgagctggaggacagggatggcgagcaggatgaaccccccataacccaagaggaagcagtcaatgacctgctatgccacctggatgctcacaagtctatggggccagatgggatccacccgagagtgctgagggagctggcagaggtgctcaccaagccactctccatcatttatcagcagtcctggttaacgggggaggtcccggacaactggaggcttgccaatgtgacgcccatctacaagaagggccggaaggaggatccggggaactacaggcctgtcagcctgacctcggtgccggggaagattatggagcggttcatcttgagggtgctcacaaggcatgagtgggacaaccaggggatccggcctagccagcacgggttcatgagaggcaggtcctgcctgaccaacctgatctccttctatgaccaggtgacccgcctagtggatgagggaaaggctgtggatgtggtctacctggacttcagtaaggcctttgacaccgtctcccacagcattctcctagagaagctggcggctcacggcttagacaagtgtactctgcgctggctgaaaaactggctggatggccgggcccagagagttgtggtgaatggagttcaatccagttggcggccggtcacgagcggtgttccccagggctcagtactggggccggtcttgttcaatatctttatcgatgatctggatgaggggatcgagtgcaccctcagtaagtttgcagacaacaccaagttgggcgggagcattgatctgctcgagggtaggaaggctctgcagagggacctggacaggctggatcgatgggcccaggccaactgtatgaggttcaacaaggccaagtaccgggtcctgcactttggccacaacaaccccatgcagcgctacaggcttggggaagagtggctggaaagctgcctggcggaaaaggacctgggggtgctggtcgacagccggctgaacatgagccggcagtgtgcccaggcggccaagaaggccaatggcatcctggcctgtatcagaaatagtgtggccagcaggagtagggaagtgatcgtgcccctgtactcagcactggtgaggccgcacctcgaatactgtgttcagttttgggcccctcactacaagaaggacatcgaggtgctggagcgtgtccagagaagggcaacgaggctggtgaggggtctggagaacaagtcttatgaggagcggctgagggaactgggactgtttagcctggagaaaaggaggctgaggggagacctcatcgctctctacaactacctgaaaggaggttgtagcgaggtgggtgtcggtctcttctcccaagtaactagtgataggacgagaggaaatggcctcaagttgcgccaggggaggtttagattggatgtaaggaaaaatttctttactgaaagagtggtgaaacattggaacaggctgcccagggaagtggttgagtccccatccctggaggtatttaaaagtcgtgtagatgtggcacttagggacatggtttagtgggtggtggtgttgggtcgacggttggactcgatgatcttagaggtcttttccaacctcaatgattctatgattctatgattttaattgTGGGGCATCCCATTTAAGTGGGCTGCATCCTCAGGTGATGGCAGAAGTGAAAAAACATGGATAGGACCAAAACTGTGGCATGGGGGAGTCACAGCTGGAATAAGTCATGACAAGTCATTACTGTCCCTGCAGAAGCCCTCCCTCTTCAATCCCCTGACAGccactccagcacagtgcccTCTGTGTGGGCAGGGCTGTGGTGGGCAAATTGGAtcaaaagcacacagaaatgagCAAATTGATTAGCCAAGCACATAACCATACAGTGAGAAAACCTTACCTGAGCAAAATATGGGCACTGGATGCCAAGGTCATGTCTCGAATTGTGAGCCAACATAGTGTGAAATCTGGCACAAATCAAGTCACTGCTGCTCTTATCGGGCACGTCTGCTGAAGTATGGCCTTTGGGTAACAACTTGGCTGAGTTCAAGTTATGTTAAATTCtgtaaaaacagagaagaaatgatgATCCCACCTGCAAACTGGAAAACTGGACCTCAGCTCCCCACCAGTGAAAGGGGCACGAGAGCCATTTCATATTTATCCAGTGAATTTACGAAGCTGCATTATGAGAGCATGAAGCACTGACTCCTctggtgtctttaaaaaaaaagtccacaacACAGCTCATTTTGAGCTCCAACAGGAAGTCTGCAAACTTGTATACGGGGTTTTTTAAAGTATCTCCTTTAATGCCTCACGTTTGTTAAGCATCCTGTGATGCCTTTTGTATTAGACCATATCTCTGAATTTGGGAGTATCTGACTTAATAAAAACGATCTAAGCGATGGCATCTACGGCGAGACTTTGTTTTAGGAGGTCTTTTACCCTCAGAGAGCAACGAGGCTCTGGGCATGCAACCACTGCCCTCAAGTGGCATGAGCTGTGCAGGACCTTTCACGAAGCTCCGTAGCTTTGTGCAGAGCAAGGGCTCAGGCAAAGGCAGAGAGGCCTTTGCGCTGGGGGGAAAGCTGTTTGAGCATATTTGGGCCATGAGGGGACATAAAGGAGACCATTTAAAGAACATCTAGAAATTTACCTTTTAAGAACCGAGCCTGGAAAGCggtcaaaggaaggaaaaagcacgCTTTGCCTAGGGATGAAACTAGGGGCTCGCTTGCCAAGCGGGCAGCTCCTCCGAGGCCAAAGCCTCCTCTGAACGGGGGTAGATGACGTGGCCGTCAGGTCAGCAGCAGCCCATCGCAGACTACCAGCAGAATGCTCGTGCACCACCTGGGCCCCACTGCCTCCCAGCATGGGagcctgctccttcctccagccacaCTCCTCAGTGGTCCCGCCTCCCAGGTCCCAGGTCCCACTGCAGCGAGCAGTGGCTTTAGAGCTCAGATGCAGCTCTTTAGCCATGTCTGAACACAAACCCCCAGTTCCAGTGCCCGTGTAAAACAACTGGACGTCCCCAGCATGAATCGGGATGAAATGATCCTAATTTATTCTGCTTCTCCCGACCAGTCTCTCCCTTGGTTCCCGTGGTGTTTCCTGTGTTAACTACTGGGAACCAGCAGGAACGCTTGAAGAGCAAACAACTAGcaggcatttttttaattgttgggGTAGCTGAAACATTATTCTACAGCCCTGCAAAGACAAAGGGTGTGAGCGTTACAATATCGTCATTTTAAAACCCTGAGCTGCACTGAGCTTGCCAGGGGGGTCTGAGCGCTGCCAAGGCAGTGACGCTTTATAACCAGTTAATTGTTTGACTTGACCTTTCTTGCATCTTCTGACAAAATTCAGCGCACAGCTAAAAGGCAAACACAGTGAAAACAAGCATTTCCTTAGGATGACTGGGGATCTACAGGAGAAAAAcctgaagggagggagagaaagagagaaggaattgCTGTAGGCTTTGCTTCTGCATTTTCTCCTAATTCCTATGGGCCTTGCCCATGTGCTACTTGGGCAGCCCTTACTTGTGCCTGGAAATCTTGCAGATGCCCAAGGAAAAATGAAACGTGTGCAGTACTGCAGGCTACCTCCTCCTGTTTGCTTAGCCAGGGCCCAAGCAATGAGGCTGGTCAGTACTTTTTGCCACCACAGTGACAGAGAGGTCTCAAAGCACCATCTGCAATTTACAGGGAGGGCCCTTGTTCCCAAGCATGGCGGTGTGGTGCTCACAAGGGTGTAGGAGAAGCCATGGGCACGGATGCACAGAGCCACTGGGAGCTGCTAGTGGGGCTCtgtcctgcactgctgcaggcaccGCTCCTCCCTGCCCGatgggggatgcccgtgctgggCTCCAGAGCTGTTGTCAGTGCTTTTCCGTCCTGGCTGCCAGCCTGGAAAACAAAGTTCCCAATCAAAGCAAGAGCAAGTGGGGAAGAATGGCTCTGACATTCCTGCCTGCCACCAGCGACGTTTCCAGAGCAATGGGGCTGGAGAGGTTCAGCCTGTTGAGCTCCCAAATGAATAGGAGCGATGGATACATTACTGCAGCATTATAATGTCCTTCAGCAAAGGGTTTAGAGCTCAGCCATATTGCAGCAGACCTCCCTGGTTAAAATCCCTTCCCCAGTCCTGCAGCAGAGGGAAAAAGACTGCAGTCCTATAACACAACTATCAATTAACAACTTCCCTATCTACAAGGCTCTTTTAGACCCAGGCTTTGTATTCTACAAGCAGAGGACAAGATTTTGCCAAGGAGGAAAGATTTTCTTGAAGCAGAAGGACTGAAAAGTGCTATCGCTCACCGAGCTCGGCCAGGAAGGGATAGAGCCGTGGGTAATCTCACCGAAGTCTCCCACAGCCGCATCCACAGGCATGTAAGGTAACGGCATTCGCTTCACTCTAGTTTAATGTGCCCAGCTTTATATGTTTCTAGAGTCCCACACCAGAACTAGGGTTGTCTCAGGTTGATTTGAAGGCAATAAATGCCTTAAATGAAGGCAAAGCCTGCAGAGGGATCAGGGAGCATGGCACCTGGGGACGGGGCAGGCAATGTGCCATTCCCCAGCGTGGCAGATGCAGGGAAGCGCATCCCCTGTACAGCCAGGGGACAGGGAGCAGTGGGGGGATGAGCAGAGgtcacctctgcagcagctggaggaacaATCTTCACCAGCCACCTCTCTGGTCCCCCTTCCTGCCTGAGCACCAGCTGCCCAGCTCCCGTTTCCCTGCACACTAGAGCTCTGCGTGCATGTTGTGCTGTGCAGCCTTGTACTGAAGGCACAAGGCAGGTTACAGTCCAGGATGGGCAAAAGCTGCCTATTTGACTTTGCTTGGAGAGCTTGGGTGATGCCTGCACCGCTTGCTGGATCACGATGCAGAGCACCTCAGGCCCTGAAAGCAacactgctgtgctgcagcggGCACAGCTTTGCACTGCAGAGGTCAGTTGAGGCTCCTGCCACACAGAACCTTCCCTCAGTGCTATGGAGGGAATAATATTTTTGATGTTGGTGAGGCTTGGAGAATTCATTCTTATATGCAATCAAAAAATTTCTAGACAGTGTCAGACTTATCGCATCAGGAAAAGAGACACGAAGGTCCCTAAGAGTTTGCTAGAGAAACTACTTGTCCATGGAGAAAGTTTCTTCCTAGCCGTCCTATTGAGAGATTGATTTATGGCCAGAAGCACAACCCTCGTTAAAAATAAAGTACCCTGGATGCATCATATTTTTAAGCGTTGGCTTCAGCAGTATCTTGTAGACGAGAGTTGTTCTGgttcattttcctttgtatgaAGTGCCCATCTTTACCAGTTTTGAACGAGTCTCCCTCTCGCTCTCACCAGCTATGTCCTCATTCTCATGGTGAGAGCGGACACTGGAAGAGGGGGGGGACCTCTTGTGTAGCAGAAGCTACACAAACTGCACAACGTATTACTGAAGTGAATGGGGTTCACAGCTGATTGCTCAAAGATGGATTTCTGTTTCAACAGCTGCTGAACGATAACAGTGGTGGCCTGAAGGAGAGCTCATGTTTTGCTTGCATTAATTGGATGTTAATTGGACTTCTGAATCAATCCCTTCCTCACCTTCCCAGCAACTTACAGAAGAAGGGACCTCTAAACCCTTCCGCAGGATGAACAAGACTAAGGGAGCTTCTGAGAGCCCAGAGCTTTGGAGCCCAGGTCACACGCAGAGCACCTCCTTGACCAGTGTGGCACCACCGTTTGCATTCGGCCAGCAGGCCACGGACAAAGCCCTGAATGCGATCCTTATTGTGGTCCTCTTCGTCATCATGGTATCTCTGGGGTGTACGATGGAGATAGCCAAGATCACAACTCACCTCAGGAAACCCAAAGGTGTGGCAATTGCTGTAATGGCTCAGTATGGCATCATGCCCTTGACAGCATTCGTACTGGGCAAGCTCTTCCCCCTGGGTGCTACAGAGTCCCTGGCCATCCTCATCTGTGGCTGCTGCCCGGGGGGAAACCTCTCCAACATCTTTAGCCTGGCACTAAGAGGGGACATGAACCTCAGGTAAGGCAAGCTGAGTATGTGTTCATTGCCCAGATCAATCTAGTCGTACGACTGGTTCATAAATCAGCTTAATCAACATTATCAATCCCCAAGAAGCTGGACAAAGACTGAAATACCaagtttagaatatttttaaagcaccCATATTGCTCAATGGGCCAATTTGTCCCTATTTTACAATCAAATGGGATTTTGTACCTTTCTGTGAAGCATATGGCATGCTGCTTTTGATGAGATGGGTGCAGGAACACTGTTTTGCCTCCACGTAGCAGTACATATAGCATATATCTACTACATCTATCCGTATAGCAGCATATAGTTGTGTAAACTGAGCACACTGTCTGAAAAGGCTGCATCAGTGAGAAACGTTGAACTAGCAGAACCCCACAATCCAACAAACCCTAGCAATAAAACAAGATCCAGGGGGAAAATATGAAGTATCACTTTCTCTGCCACTTGTGAATTTCTGAAGTGTGAGCTGCACCCATAACGAGGGTCCTTTCTGAGCTGGTATAGAACTTGAATCATCTTGCCCCCTCTCTATTCATATCACATCCTTATACAACCTGATAGTGATGGGAAAACCTCAGTGACAGGCTGGGAAAGAGCAAGGTAAAGTCTCACATTAAAACTATGTGTCCAGGTTAATAAGAAAAATGAGCGTATTCCATAAAAAAAGTGTCATTCTTCTACTGAAGAGTCCTTTCTTCATCCCAGCATTGTAATGACCACATGCTCAATGGTCCTGGCAATTGGACTAACGCCTCTGCTTCTGTACCTTTACTCGGGAGGACTATACGAGGGTGATTTGGAGGGCAAGGTGCCTTACAAAGGAATAATCACCTCCCTGGTCTTAATGCTAATCCCCTGTGCCATCGGCATCATCTTGAACGAGAAGAAACCACAGTACACTGGCTTTACCATAAAGGTAAGAAGTATCCTGTGCTAGTTGCCTTTCAACCAAGGGTCTCAAGGAAGTTTTCAAAAATAGAGGCACAGAAATATTAACTTCTTTATGGCGTGCCACAAATCAATGAAAAGGTTGAGGACAGAACTCAAGACATCCACTTCACCACtttaatcattaaaatatttgcccaAAGTCCTCCACCTTTTCTAGTCAAACAACGTTTTGTAGGCAACTTCCTACCTTGCTCTCCTTTGTTGGCTTCagttttaacttcattttcttttgctacaaGCAGCACTAATGAGCTTCATAGGTACTGCCACCAACTACTGCTGTAACCAAAGCAGACcccagatttaaaaaacaaaaacaaacaaacaaaaaccacaaaacacaaccaaaaaaccccacccctctGTTCTCAGAGGTCTAGCACATGGCAAAAGTCACATCACAAAGTTGCTGCTTACATCAATGAGATATTTATCCAGCAGAAGCCACTAGATCGCTAAGCGCCCGCTTACGCCTCCTTTGTACATCAGGCATTTACACAGCAAAAGGGAAATCCAGCTAACCACCTACACCATTGTCTAACTCAAGAGCTCCACTAGCAGTACCCCGGGAGCTGCTAACAACTTTGTAAACCTGTTTTTCATAGATTCTTTCACTAAGGCTTCATCTCAGAGAAACTGGGACCAAGCACAGCAAGAAATGGGTGCCAAGATTCAATAACAGACCTGATAAAATGACATTAGGAATCACTAACCTCTAAGAAGCACGGGAACCCAGGAGTCAGGCTAGAGCAGACGCAGGAGGACCAGAGCTCTTCAAAGGTTCCTTTATCCAGCACAAGGCAGCGATGACCGAACGGTTTCAAAAGAAGCTTTAAAAGCCTAGCATGAGAAGGTGACCTACACCGGCCCAGCTGACCCTTGGTTCATGTT contains:
- the SLC10A1 gene encoding hepatic sodium/bile acid cotransporter; protein product: MNKTKGASESPELWSPGHTQSTSLTSVAPPFAFGQQATDKALNAILIVVLFVIMVSLGCTMEIAKITTHLRKPKGVAIAVMAQYGIMPLTAFVLGKLFPLGATESLAILICGCCPGGNLSNIFSLALRGDMNLSIVMTTCSMVLAIGLTPLLLYLYSGGLYEGDLEGKVPYKGIITSLVLMLIPCAIGIILNEKKPQYTGFTIKAGMVVLLLSSAAIIVLSVANVGSSITVVFSPSLLGSSALLPFIGFLLGYVLSAIFKLNDRCRRTVCMETGCQNVQLCLTILKVAFAPEIIGPLYFFPLLYLLFQLGEGLLLVLVFRIHDRIKKPNGKCSKDDLRSCRHSYCSRNETSV